A genomic stretch from Bacteroidota bacterium includes:
- a CDS encoding hotdog fold thioesterase, translated as MLQSYEDKSMPAHVGIEITEVGPDFLRGTMPVDHRTKQPFGILHGGASVVLAETLGSVAGNFCIPEDAGYCVGLSINSNHLRPASEGIVTGTASPFHIGRTTQVWHIEIHNEAGKLVNVSRLTLAVVKR; from the coding sequence ATGCTGCAATCGTATGAAGATAAATCCATGCCGGCACATGTTGGGATAGAAATTACGGAAGTGGGGCCAGATTTCTTGCGCGGGACCATGCCCGTCGATCATCGCACCAAACAGCCGTTCGGCATTTTACACGGCGGAGCTTCTGTGGTGCTTGCTGAAACACTTGGCAGCGTTGCCGGCAATTTCTGTATTCCCGAAGATGCAGGATACTGCGTTGGGCTCAGTATCAATTCCAACCACTTACGTCCAGCTTCTGAGGGGATTGTAACGGGCACTGCCAGTCCGTTCCACATTGGTCGCACTACGCAGGTGTGGCATATCGAAATACACAACGAAGCAGGGAAATTGGTCAACGTAAGCCGGCTAACGCTTGCTGTTG